The nucleotide window ATGACAAGCCGAATTTTCTTGGTTTGTAGATTGAAAGCCACATGATACATGGAAGctgaaaattcaataaaatcaaTAAGCAATGATAATGGGATAGTTCATATTCCTAtggaaattttatatattcccGTGAGCGTAACTCAATTGATAGGGATACTGCATATTacatgcaggggtcggggtttaAACCCTGGACATTTTACTTCTTcgtatttaaaatgtgtgagctctaaccactaggctactgacaagaaaaaaagaatgaaattttatatGGAAATTTTCAATTGTTAATGGCTTACAAAGTATGTTGTTGGAGCAAAAGCAAACCCTCCAAAAAACCCTAGAAGGCCATCGAAAAATGGGAATGTAATAGCAATGAACATTGTGAATGctgaaaagggaaaaaaatatattgtcatTGCATCAAACCAtagtaaaaatatttgaaaaaattgacaTAATAAATTATTTCCCATACAAAGAGATTACTTACCAACATATACATTACGCACAATAAACCGAAGCATTGTACTTGGTTCAAAGTTCATTTTCTTCACTAACAAGGTTTCAATCATGTCAAACACAGGCATTGCATAAATCTACATcacaaaaaacaatgaaattaagttattttagttgAATTTACCAAAATAATAATGCAAGAACACACAACATatatttgtgtattttgtaACATAATGTGTGGTAAGGATAACAATATACACATAATACAATTTAAAGGACCTATGTGGGACCAAAAACGCTCAGATGACTAATTTGATACAGTTAAATAAAGTCTATTTTACCTAGTTATTAATAGGATAAGTTTTCTAAaagctatgaagcacgaacactCCTTAGATTAGGCGTGTTTCGTTGTCGGACATATgttgtgtccgacaccgacacttgtaattacactgaattatgtaattttttcaaattattagctgtgtcggcgtgtcagtatCCATGTCGTGTCCAGTGTCCGTGTCCATATCCGTGCTTTATAGTATAAAAGTCTATAAAATAAGAGAAACAAAATTTTACCTGATAGCTTCCAATCACATGAATAACAACAAACATGTTAGCTGTTGCAATAAGCCATGCAGGTTTCTGTAAAGATATGAGGATGTCACCATCAACCTCATTTCCAAATATCCAGTAACCAATAAGAGCAACAGGGAAGTAACACAAAGCAACAACAATGTATGCAACAACAACTCCTCTCCACATTGGAACcttggatggtttctccggtgtCGACGGAATTGTTGCTTGGATCTCTAACACCACATTGTGTCCAGCATAGGCAAAAGCAATAGTGCCAAGTGCATTAAAGAAGTCAAAGACTGTTCCTGCTGTACTATGTGCCTTATATCCATATTGtacattttcttgttttcctttATCTAGACTAGCTGCCCAGGAAATTGTAGAGTAACTGTAGGAAAATTCAAATACCAAAGTTTCAATTAACATGTTGTCTAGTACTATATGAAGATCAAAATGCTCATATTTCAAGTAGTATTTCAAACTTGATTTCTAAATATGGTATACAGCTCTTAGACATGGCAACAAAGTTCATACCCGTGGATACCGCCCGAATCAAACCTAAATTGACAGGTTTTTTCGGCTTTGACTCACCAAATGTCATGACTCGTTTTTCCCGATTTCAAAATACGGGTACGGGACGTGTAATGCATGACAACATTGAGCCCGAGGCTGAAAATTActtcttttttaattgaaaaaattatccATTGCGGGGATGAGGATGGGGTGGAGATACCCGAACCTGTTGGGGATGGGGATGGTATTcgatttctcatccccgttaaTTAGTATGATTAGGGTAACCGACAAGCCTTTGAGAGTAGGGTATGGGGACGTGAAAGGTAAAAGCTGTCCCCACCTTGCCCCATTCTTCGTAGTATTTTTCTCATTCAACTAGAAAAATTGGATTTGGATTAGGCGCAACAACTACATCACACAGTACTACATCTGGGCTGCTCGATCTAAGTCGAGAGATGAGTTCAGTTATTTGTGTGAAACTTAAATGTATAATATGAACTGTCTAGTATTAAATCGGTGGCAAAGATCGCTTATAGCGTGAAACTGTATGCCACATTAACTATAACACATCCcaatcaaaaatatttaataacttGAGAATTATCattgattgaaaatattttgaaaaatataaaagttttataCCTGAAGGACATGACTGCTGCTGCCAAGGACACACCAGAAATTGAGTTGAAATCAGGGAGATGAGATAACACAAAGTGAACTGAAGCAAATATCATGATGAAATAGGTCAACTTTATCTTTTTGCAGCTTGGACACACAATATCATGGAACTTTTGCAATGATGTTCCCCCAGTGACCATATAAACAATGTTAACACCAATTTCTACCACAAGTTGTTGAGGCACCACAATATAAAGACCTAATTTTTTCCCAAAAGCATGTTGACCTAATTCATGGTATCTATCAAAGCGTTTTCCCGGAACCATTTCATGCATCTCAACCATTTGCCAAAGTGTGTAGAATGTGATGATCCATGAAAGAACAAGTAGGGTTATACCTGGACCCCTGCACAATACATTATGATTCTCAAATAATTAAATGGATATTTTGTATAAGCTTTTAATATTaccatttgaagaaaaaaatatcttgCAAGGAATTGAAACAAGTGCAAAAAGGAGagatcaatttttttaggagtAACTTTGAGTTTAGTTACTTCACATATTAACTCAAAACAAACATTATATTTCAGgatcatgctaacttgtgcctttattatgcattatccctgccaactgagtCAAACTCACGAGGACAAGTGTGCACATTCTAAATGAGACATAAttttgctaaaaacaaaaatgaaacatATAATGAGACGGCGTGTAACACTTAGAAAACTTGgatggaataaaaaaaaatcttgcaaGATTAaggaattaaaacatacataaataaaaagaatatttttttaatagaaaaaagcTCATTCTACAATGCAATTTGGGTTTGAATTGAAATATACCATCCAAGTTGTGCCATGGCATGAGGGAGACCAAGAACACCAGCTCCAACCATGGCAGTGACATTGTGAAAAGCTGAGTACCACCATTTTGCATTCCTTTTAGATGTAATTGGAAGCCACTCATCAATTCTCTTGTccctttctgatttttcttcaatctgtttaataacacaaaattaaatgaacaTCCAATTAATTTAAGCTATACATATAAAATCAATCTATATCctcatatatatgtatgtatgtatgtatgatcATAACAAAAAGAAGCTAGGTGCTAGTAAAAAGGATAGGACAAAAATTGGCTAACTAATTTCACATTCgcttaagaaatataaaaaagtttgaaatcttttgatttttttgggtgAGAAGGGTATTTTAGAGGGGATTTAAATCCATTGGAGAGCCAAAGACCCTAGTTACATTATATAAAGggaatatatgatttttttttttgggttggactcttcattatttcaattatacccttaaataaatttgcttttaaaaacGCGATATTGttggttttattaaaaaagataagaatttttattatatttgttttattattggtaaaagataaacataATTTCTTACTACTTAAAGTCACAAATAACTATACACATaactttaatcaaaattaatttcttataaaaaaaacattgcgTATAATTTACACGTGTTAAcgaagtagaaaaaaaaatgcacgcGTGAACTGCGAAGTGCCTGTCCGAACactaatttcaaataaaaaaagaaatacctTTGAGTAATTTAGTTGTAAAAAATACTTTGAGTAATAATTTTGAGGCAAATTTACATCTCACAACTTATACAAAGGAATAAATTGTGTATAACGTCACACTATCTTAAAGTTGACATCAAGGTGTTTATCATGCCTTATCTCTAACTAGATCTAGATCttgaaattttgacttttaaaatgtttttgggTCTTCAATGGAATCAAATAAGTTAAACTTTATTTGGGAGCAAAAATAAGTCAAACTTAACTAACGTATTCTATTTCTAGCTCTAGTTTCTTCCGTTACAAGGCAAGTGTACGAAGAAAAAATGCATGGCCTACATGACATACTGATAGGTTGAATTTTCTGTTTAAAGAAAAGTAAAAGGTATGACCTGGCCTATATGATGATGCATGGCCTAtgcttttttaatatttctcaTTTGAAATAGTCAAAACAGTAAtatattaaaactaaaatatctATATAATAGCAcgtaaatattttaaaatgagaaaCGTAATATGAGATGaggaaatattttattttaaatggttATTTATTACCAACGATGAATTAGTTCAAGCGGTAGGTAACTCTTAAGCAAGTGTTAGTGTATGGAGAAAACTCGCAAGAGGGGATAACTCattttgtgtgttctttcttgtTAAAGACTAGTCATCATTAATGATGGTAGAAACTTCATACTAATACCATGATAATCCAGAAAAAAATGGTTATTTATTTTGGGGAGTTTGCATATAAAATGGTTAAATAGCActactctaaaaaaatatattctaagATGTTGTAAAATATCTATCATAAGaagaatgaaaacatgaaaataaaacaaatatagtaataagatgtataaaaaaaaaaaaaaaaagagcaataatatatatagtataagaTATGTTATAAATAAGAGAGATTAAGAGATATAATGATGATTAAGAGAAACTTACAGGTCTCTGGTGATTAGGACTTGAGTTGGGATGACCATTTAGTGATTCAGTTTCCAAACTTGCCATATTTGCAGAAAAGTGAACAAAGGGAGAGAGCAAGCAAACCAAGAACAACGTTTTGGTTTGGTTAGAAAATAGCAACCAAATAATTATGATATGGTGATTCTAATCTAAATGAACATTAGTCTAATGTGTATTTATATAAGAACTACTAGTATATCTTGCCACGTTAGAGCACTCATAGTCATAGTATACTTGGAGTATTTATTTGGTAGAATAGTCATAGTATTTTGCTCATAAAGAATTAGAAATATTGTCTCATTGTACAGCAaattattaattgtttaattttctaAGTCAAATGTGCtgtatttattcatttctaAGTTTACTTCCAGCTCCACATTAATTTGTATGGAATATTGGAATGTGATTAAGTCATATAAATTCGATAATTTATCGAATGATTAACCTAATTTACACATGCACGTAGTTAATGAATTGtataaattttgttaataaaacataattaatcaaGTATCAACTATTAAAAATGAGttgtaacataaaaaaaaaactattaaaaatgaGTCGGTGTGAACAAGTCAGTTCAAAAATATGCCGGGTTTAGACATCGAATTTGACCTTGAATTATAAACGAACTTTTATAGATCATCCATAAAAGCTTAAGTTTGTGGCCGATCTAGACTAGTCCGACTAGGCTTCGGATAGCCCACATAAGCTTGCActaatacaacatttatttaattttataaaaacaccataattgatttttttttttgaatatttttagaaggattattttttgatttgatgaataaatatcttaaattcaaacataaaaaacGAATATAGTATTTTGAACCTAAAAAAACGGCTCCGACGTGTGGAAAATAAAAGTCAAAGAAAAAAGAGTTCTTAGACGTGACGTACATGAAATTGCATAAACAAATAAAGTGGaaaattgtattgaaatttAGAAAGGAATCGTTGactttgaatattattttagtATAGTATACTATGTTCTTGAGTACCTTATTTTCTTCGTCGTGGCTGAAATTTCGGGGAAATACTATGTATCCAATAGTCATTAGCCAACAGTAACGTCAATAGAATAGTTTTATGTATTGAGAATGTGATTGAGAGAGGGAATAATAATAATGGAGAAAATGAGTTGGTTGAAGAACCTAGACACATGGAAGGAGGTTCATACAAGTGATGGGGAATTGGGAGAAGGGAGGAAAAGACTGAGAAAATTCCCAACATGATCATTATGTAATATAACATGTAACACATGAGCAATATAGGAAGATGATGTAAGGTACCGACGTAATGTGATGAGAGGGTTGACAACATGATTTTATAATCCTGTATTTggaataatgattaaaaaaatagatgtttGTTGACGACTTAATAATCTCATAGCATGTCTAAAAGATCTAAATCGTGAGAATACCTTGAATAACTATTATGGTAAAAGATCTTAAGAAATGTGggttagaaaaaaaaagaggtgaTATAAGGTTATAACTCTGAGATAGATTGAGGAAGTTAAGGAGTATAGTGACAAAGAAGTTGATAAAGGAAACATTTTCATGCaattcatttttgttgttgCCCATTTGAGGTTAAGGCGTTGGGATGAAAAACTCAATGTCAAAGTATATGGAGGAACCAACAAAAAATGGAATAGAAAACGAAACTAGGTCATCCACATgactttcttttcttatttcttctttctttcataaataaaaaattatttatatttgattttttcttaataggattcattcatttaataacatgtcattttttttaatatttccttATTTTAGAAAAGAAgttaaattttgtattgattTTACATATATGTCATTGGTACCTGACAAAATTTTAGGTGTcaaatcatatttgtttatttggaGCTTGTATTTGCTCCATTCATCCaccattattttaatatatatttataaaagagatagacaCACATGATAACTTAGCGATGCCCATTTTAATTAGTGGACTTAACTAATGAACCATATTAATCCTCTCTCTCTCacaattaaacaataaatagaTGCTAGAAAAGTTGAGCAAATCCAGACTCGTTTATTTGAGGCATACCTTGACATATTTTGGCTCCTTAAAAAATTCTACCGGACATTGTTCTATATCACAATCATTGCACTTGCGAATCACATCCAAGGCCTTACATCAAGAGAAATAATTTACGGACAACCGACTATGTATATTTATAATACTTGTTTGATCGACCATGGTTTACATGCACATCATTCGAAGGGGAAATGCTATGTGATGTAGTTTGGTGTCCCGACTATGGTTGTTCATAAATTAGCTCTCTAAATCAAATGTTATTTTAGCTCTCTAAATCAAATTCTTAAGTTGCGTCGATGAAAATTACTCTTCTCCCATTGGAAATTGCTCATTCACATGTGTTCGGACAATAATACCCTCAACGTAACTTAAGCCACGATCACACTCTGCCTGTGTCATTTGACGGAATAGCACAATTGCTTCCATTCCCTATTGATGTTAATTCATTTATTCACTCATACATTCATTCCTTCATTTTCATCCATTTTTCATCTATtcattcaatcattcattcactcAAAATTTAAATACGCAAAATAAAATCGAAAACTaatgaaattgtcataaaataacGCAAAGGCACACCTGTAAATATATCACATCAAAATCCgccaaaatgtcataaaaacatctAAAGATATGCAAATGTcataaaaagactaaaaaaaaaaaggttttgctAACAAGTGTTCTGAGGACATTGTTTAATGAACCCACAAAAAGAaactttgtcttgaaaatacaagtcaaacacatgtaaaagtCATAACTACaaaattttcaatgtaaaatttgCTACTTTTGGATGCTTAAACAATGtcctaagggcacttgttagcattttcaaaaaaaaaaaaaaaaaaaaaatactcttgtGGACTGTGGCTCATAGACCTCCTCTGGGGAACCGGCTCCTCCTGCAAAAAGCTATACTCCGACTAGATGCCCTGCAACACACCGGTAAAGACTGGAGATGAAAACACATCAGGATGCCCCATTGCACTATCCACTTTGGCTCTGATGTTCACAATAATCAGGAGTGGGTCAGGAACCTGTCTGGCCCAGTGTTGCTGAACAATAACCTCCCCGTAATGAAGGACAACgcgcagcgtgacttaagtcacgttggtgccaagcgtgacttaactcacgttggtGGTAGCGAACGTAACTTAAGTCACACATGGGTAGTTTGGTCACATCATGTGGGAGTGAGCTATTTTGTTTGTGAGAATTTTATGTGTCGGTGGCAAGCTTTTTCAGAAAATAACTATCCCTAACCCCAACAGACTTGGATTTCCTTTTGTTACAACCAGACGTTGTAACATATCAGGATCGTCCGACTTAGATCGATAGTCAAGATCATAAAGCTGGTGTGTTATCTAGACCGTCTGATTTCATATCAATGGATGTAATTGATTACAgtgtgttataccctgtttttggacctaaaaatactgggcccaatttcatttcaaactttgtcaattatcaaatttcaactgcacagttcaaattgtctctgctacgcagtgttttcaatccTATTTTTACCtctgtttttcttgcataaaacctttcaaaatgtctttacttgtcttgtaagtcattcgaaagtgtctctgaatcattacattgctttttctacagtttatttcaaaatttgcaaaaagtcatacagaagggtattttggtcatttcctgcagtgggacccattttcatccttgtgactgtctctgagtcttttcagattatttttaaacatgtcatcagtaaactttgttaaaattcatttcaaatttgcgtctgagtcagcgtcaagtcaatttgaatctgtttaggtcatttttagccctaggggcattttggtcatttcacacgaaattttggcatggggaggttactttgaagtacctcatttaggccattggttcgttttagtccgttttgtcaattttatttgtgtttcgctttacgtttggtcaaattaccaattttattttaatttttagtgtttttattatttttgcatttttgtcctCAAAGAGTTCCAAAATTGCAGTTCAGTccacctttttttaattttcatttcagtcttttttgtcaaattgcagtttagtccttgaagttttattttttgcagaaaagtccaaagttcatttttcaggtccaggccgtgccatttccatacaaatccaggtgtcacattttcattggctcaagtgtacacatgtcaactatataagcAT belongs to Medicago truncatula cultivar Jemalong A17 chromosome 6, MtrunA17r5.0-ANR, whole genome shotgun sequence and includes:
- the LOC25495709 gene encoding lysine histidine transporter 1 — protein: MASLETESLNGHPNSSPNHQRPIEEKSERDKRIDEWLPITSKRNAKWWYSAFHNVTAMVGAGVLGLPHAMAQLGWGPGITLLVLSWIITFYTLWQMVEMHEMVPGKRFDRYHELGQHAFGKKLGLYIVVPQQLVVEIGVNIVYMVTGGTSLQKFHDIVCPSCKKIKLTYFIMIFASVHFVLSHLPDFNSISGVSLAAAVMSFSYSTISWAASLDKGKQENVQYGYKAHSTAGTVFDFFNALGTIAFAYAGHNVVLEIQATIPSTPEKPSKVPMWRGVVVAYIVVALCYFPVALIGYWIFGNEVDGDILISLQKPAWLIATANMFVVIHVIGSYQIYAMPVFDMIETLLVKKMNFEPSTMLRFIVRNVYVAFTMFIAITFPFFDGLLGFFGGFAFAPTTYFLPCIMWLSIYKPRKFGLSWWANWICIVLGVCLMILSPIGGLRTIIIKAKTYKFYS